One Microbacterium sp. zg-B96 genomic region harbors:
- a CDS encoding MerR family DNA-binding transcriptional regulator: MLIGEVSERSGVSARMLRHYDRLGVRSRAQFARARGGDTGAIDALVAHVVVGEHDIEAGDLLAMLAGEESTARTIAGVLRDAATTATAPGRRRIAATLAPLPGSEAAGILSTLAADPDRGVALTAAAVLTARDSPTRR; encoded by the coding sequence GTGCTCATCGGCGAGGTCTCGGAGCGCTCCGGTGTCAGCGCTCGCATGCTGCGACACTACGACCGGCTGGGCGTACGGTCACGTGCTCAGTTCGCGCGAGCTCGCGGTGGGGACACCGGTGCGATCGACGCTCTCGTGGCCCACGTCGTCGTGGGTGAGCACGACATCGAGGCCGGCGACCTGCTCGCGATGCTCGCGGGCGAGGAGAGCACTGCGCGCACGATCGCGGGCGTGTTGCGCGATGCTGCCACGACGGCCACGGCGCCCGGTCGACGACGCATCGCCGCGACGCTCGCGCCCCTCCCAGGGTCGGAGGCGGCAGGGATCCTGTCGACGCTGGCGGCGGATCCCGACCGCGGCGTGGCGCTCACGGCCGCTGCGGTGCTCACCGCGCGAGACAGCCCCACGCGGCGGTAG